Sequence from the Methanobrevibacter arboriphilus genome:
TACCTAAAATCTTATTAAACTTATTCGTGTATTTTAATATTTGATCAAAATTATTACCATGAGCATGAAGAACAAATAAAGATCCTAAATCATTTGCCAGTAATAAATCTTCAATTTTACCATCTAAATCAGTTACTATTATATCTGGAACAATATTTTCTTCTAAAAGAGCTGTTGTTGCACCATCAGCAGAAATTAATATATAATCATCAGAGTCTTCTAAGTTAGAAATCTTTTTAACTTTTTCTATGTCTTTTTTTAATGATGGTCCTGCACCAAAAACTATAAAATTTCTTATATCTGCTTTACTTTTATGAAAATTATGAACATTAATATTCTCATGTTCTAAATTATCCAATAAATCTTCAATTTTGATTGAGTCTCTTACAGATAATAATTTATTTAAAATAGCAGCAGTTTTTTCATCTTCTTCTTTTGGAAATCCAAAATCAGATAATATTTTCTCATACCAAATATTCCATTCATCAAATTTCATTATTACAAATTATATATTTTCTATTAAATAAATTTTTTGAAATTAATATTGTTTTTAATTAAAATTATCTTATTTTCAATCTTAATCAGTCCAAAGCTTACAAATTAATATAACTATAAAAATAAATAAAAAACAAGAAAGCAACAAAAAAATGAATAAATAAATGACAAATAAATACAACAACATGTACAATGATAAAAAATATAATTTATAATTAAAAAATCAATCACAAAAATAGTACATAATCCCCATTATTTAAACATTGAATCTCAATTATTTTAATTATTTTAATCATTGAATTAAATAATTAAATTAAGTACTACAATTATACCCAATAGAAAAGCTTTTTATATATATTAAATAAAGTTTGTAATATAGTTTAAAATATTTTATAATTAAACTATAAATAATCATTCTTATAGCAAATAATCAATTGGAGGAATAAATAAATGGATGATACTTTATTAATGCTTCCTGGACCAACAAGCGTAGCACCAAGAGTCTTAAAAGCTATGTCTAATAATATTGTTAACCATAGAAGCGCGATCTTTGGAGAAATATTTACTGAAACTACTGAACTAATGTCTGAAGTTTTTAAAACACAGAATCAATCTTACTTACTTACTGGTTCAGGTACATCAGCTATGGAAGCAGCTATAGCCAATACTATAAAACCTGGAGAAAAAATATTAAATGTTGTAGGGGGTAAATTTGGACAAAGATTTATGCAAATAGCTAACTCATTTGGAATAGATGCACAAGAATTAGCTGTTGAATGGGGAACTGCTGTAACACCAGAACAAGTGAAGATTGCTCTTGAAAATGATGAAGACATTAAAGCAGTGACTGTAGTTCATAATGAAACCTCTACTGGTGTAGCTGCTCCTATTGAAGAAATTGGAAAAGTTATGAAAAATTACGATGCACTATACATTGTAGATACTGTATCATCTCTTGGAGGAGATAGAGTAGATGTGGATAACTATGGTATTGATATTTGTGTAACAGGATCACAAAAATGTTTAGCTGCTCCTCCAGGATTAGCTGCAATTACTTTAAATGATGAAGCATGGAAAGTTATTGATAATACTGATTCTAACACATATTACTTAGATATGAAAAAATACAAAAAAAGTGGTGCTGGAACACCTCCTGAAAC
This genomic interval carries:
- a CDS encoding 6-hydroxymethylpterin diphosphokinase MptE-like protein, with the protein product MKFDEWNIWYEKILSDFGFPKEEDEKTAAILNKLLSVRDSIKIEDLLDNLEHENINVHNFHKSKADIRNFIVFGAGPSLKKDIEKVKKISNLEDSDDYILISADGATTALLEENIVPDIIVTDLDGKIEDLLLANDLGSLFVLHAHGNNFDQILKYTNKFNKILGTTQSKPFSNLYNFGGFTDGDRAVFLAITLNAEKIVLAGMDFGKIVTKYSRPNINLETAEADEIKQKKLLYAEKLIDWIKKNNDVEIINLSK
- a CDS encoding pyridoxal-phosphate-dependent aminotransferase family protein, which translates into the protein MDDTLLMLPGPTSVAPRVLKAMSNNIVNHRSAIFGEIFTETTELMSEVFKTQNQSYLLTGSGTSAMEAAIANTIKPGEKILNVVGGKFGQRFMQIANSFGIDAQELAVEWGTAVTPEQVKIALENDEDIKAVTVVHNETSTGVAAPIEEIGKVMKNYDALYIVDTVSSLGGDRVDVDNYGIDICVTGSQKCLAAPPGLAAITLNDEAWKVIDNTDSNTYYLDMKKYKKSGAGTPPETPYTPSVSLIYALFEALKIIKEEGLENRVVRHETAAEASRNAVKALGLEIFPDEKVSSTTVTAVKMPENVTDAELRGTMRNKYKVELAGGQDHLKGNIFRIGHMGNISYKELAITFSALGMTLKGLGFDIDMGAGVAAVNESYL